The genomic interval CCCTCCCGGTGCACCGTCTCGACCGGCACCTCGGTGTGGAACGCGATGCTCGCGAGAATGGTCGCCTTCTGCGCGGCGTCGTAGCCCTCCACGTCGAGCGTCGGATCCGCTTCGAGGAAGCCGAGCTCGCTCGCGACGCGCGCCGCGTCCTCCGCGGAGTCGCCGAAGCGGTCCATGCGGTCGAGGATGTAGTTCGTCGAGCCGTTGACGATCCCGAGCACGCGGGTGATCTGGTCGCCCGCGAGGCTCTCCCGCAGCGGACGGAGGATCGGGATCGCGGCGGCCACGGCGGCCTCGTAGGAGAGCTGCGCGCCGACCTGCTCGGCCGCGTCGGCGAGCTCGGGACCGTGCGCGGCGATGAGCGCCTTGTTCGCGGTGACGACGTCGGCGCCGCCCTCGAGCGCCTTCAGGATGAGGCTCTTCGCCGGTTCGATGCCGCCCATGAGCTCGATGACGATGTCGGCCCCCTGCACGAGGCGCTCCGCATCGGTGGTGAACAGCTCGCGCGGCAGCTCCACGTCGCGCTTCGCATCGACGTCGCGCACCGCGATGCCGGCGAGGGTCAGCCTCGCGCCGATGCGCGCGGCGAGCTCGTCGCCGTGCTCGAGGATCAGTCTCGCCGTCTGCGCGCCGACCGAGCCGCAGCCCAGCAGCGCCACGCGGAGATCGCGGTATCCGTTCACTTGCCTGCTCCGTTCCCGAGGTCGCCCTCGTGGGGGGAAGGGACGACGCTCTGCGCGAGCAGTTCGTCCTCGGTCTGTCCGCGCACGATGAGGCGCGAGGCTCCGTCCCGCACGGCGATCACCGGCGGGCGCGGCACGTAGTTGTAGGTGCTGGAGAGCGACCAGCAGTAGGCGCCCGTGGCCGCGACGGCGAGCGTGTCCCCGGGGCGGACGTCGCCGGGCAGCACCTCGCGCGGCACGACGATGTCCCCCGATTCGCAGTGCTTGCCGACGACGCGCACGAGCGCGGGATCGGCGTCGCTCAGCCGGTTCGCGAGCCGGGCGGTGTAGTCGGCGCCGTAGAGCGCGGGCCGCGGGTTGTCGCTCATCCCGCCGTCCACGCTGACGTAGCGGCGCTCGGCGTAGCCGAGGTCGGCCGGATCGGCCGCGGCGTCGGATCCCGTCAGCTGCACGGTCTTCGTGGTACCGACGGTGTAGAGCGTGACGCCCGCCTGGCCGATGACCGAGCGCCCGGGCTCGAAGGCGAGCGCGGGCACGGCGACCCCGGCCTCGGCGGCGGTCTCCGCGACGATGTCGGCGAGCTCCCGCGCGATGTCGGCGATGTCGGGGACCGCGTCCGCCTGGGCGCTCGTGTAGGCGATGCCGAAGCCGCCGCCGAGGTTCAGCTCGGGGATGGGGCGCCCGGCGAGGCGCTGCAGCTCCGGGTAGGCGCCGAGCAGGCGCCGTGCGGACTCGCGGAAGCCGTCGGTCGCGAAGATCTGCGAGCCGATGTGGCAGTGGAGGCCGACGAAGTCGAGGCTGTCGTGGGCGAGGATCGCGGCTACGAGCCGGGGCGCATCGGCGAGCGGCTGGCCGAACTTCTGGTCCTCGTGGGAGGTGGCGAGATAGTCGTGAGTCGACGCGTGCACGCCGCTGTTCACGCGCAGGCGGACCCGCTGCACGCGGCCCGCCCGCGCCGCGGCGGCGGCGACCCGCTCCGTCTCGATCTCGCTGTCGATGATGATGGTGCCGACGCCCGCCTCGACGGCCCGCGCGATCTCGCGTTCCGACTTGTTGTTGCCGTGGAAGCCGATGCGGGCGGGGTCCGCTCCGGCGGCGAGCGCGACCGCGAGCTCTCCCCCGCTCGCGACGTCGATCGCGAGGCCCTCCTCTGCCATCCAGCGCGCGACCTCGACGCACAGGAAGGCCTTGCCGGCGTAGTACACCGTGGCCGTCGTCCCGATCCGCTCGGCCTCGGCCTGCAGCGCGGTGCGGATCCGGGACGCGCGCGAGCGCGCGGCCGCCTCGTCGATCACGTACAGCGGGGAGCCGTGTCGCTCGACGAGCTCCGTCGCACGGATCCCCGCGAGCTCGAGCTGCCCGCAGTCGCTGCCCCGACGGGCGCTCGGCGGGAACACCCGTGCGTCGATCGCGTTCGGGTCTGCGGGCGCGTGGGGCGCGGTGCTCGGCTGCGTCATGGTCGGTGCGGTCATCCTCGGGGAGATCGGTCGGGATCGGTCCGTGCGCGCCTGCTGCGCCGACGCTCGCGGGGTCGCAGCGCGCGACCGGTGGCGAGCGGACCCGGATTGGCCCCTGAAGCCGTGCGAACCGAGCGCCGGGGCTCTGAACGGACCCGTCCAGCTTAGCGAATCCCCGGCGGCTTCCGGGCATGCGCGCGGGGGCCGCGCTCGCGCGCCCGATCGGACGGCGCGGCCGCGGCCCCCGCGCGGGGCGGACCCGAGGCGATCCGCCTAGCCCACGCCCTCCAGCATGTCGGTCTCGGTGTTGCCGATGCGCTGCTTCACCGAGGGATCGCGCTTCGTGACGAAGACGAACCAGGCGAGCGCGACGATCATGGTGAGGAGGAAGAGGTACGGGATGAGGTTCAGCGGGAACGCGGGCACGGGCCACACGTTCGCGAAGAACACGTACGCCATCGCGACGACGGCGAGCGTCGCGCAGAGGGTCACGAGCCCGGACTTCATCCGCTCCCGGCGCACGTAGACGACGCAGGCGATGGCGACGAGCGCGTAGGCGACCATGTAGCCGTAGGTGCCGTAGGTGTCGACCCAGACGACGATGTCCATCGGGTGGGTGCCGCCGATGAGGAGGACGATGTCGAGCAGGATCGCGGCGGGGCCGGCGATGAGGAGCACCCGGTGCGGGGTGAGGTGGCTCTCGTGGGTGCGGCCGAAGCTCTCGGCCACGACGCCCTCCTTGCCCATCACGTAGATGATGCGGCCCACGACGTTCAGCGGGGCGACCACCACGGCGAAGAAGGAGGCCGCGACGCCGAAGGTGAGCACGGGGGCGAACCAGAGCGGCATGCCGATCTTCTCGGAGATGGCCTGCAGCGGGCTCGCGACGGTCGCGAGGTCGTCGCCGAGCACGGCGATCTGGGTGTAGGCGGCGAAGAGGTAGAGCACGCCGACCACGGCGGCGCTCCACATGATCGCCCGCGGGATCGCCGTGTAGGGGTTCTTCGCCTCCCGCCCGAGCGCGTCGGCCGAGGAGAATCCGACGAAGCCGAGGATGCCGAGCACCATGCCCGTGGCGACGCCCTGCACGGGCACGCCCGCGAGGGAGAACTGCGACGGGTCCCAGGCATCCGGTCCGAGCGCGACGAGCGCGAGGACGAGGAGGATCAGGATGATGGCGACGGAGACGAGCTCCAGCACGAGGGAGACGCGGGCCGAGACGCGGATGCCGCGGATGGTGAAGAAGGTCGCGAGGCCGCCGATGACGATCGCGAGGAGCACCTGCGCGAGGACCCCGCCCGCCGGAATGCCGAAGAGGCCGAGGAAGTCGCTCATGTAGGAGACGGCGCCGCCGAGCGATCCGGCGGCGATGCCCCAGCAGCCCGCGACGAGCGCGATGCCCGCGATGTACGCGCCCGTCGGGCCGAGACCCTTGGCGACGTAGGTGTAGAGGGATCCTGCGGATGCGTGCTTGCGCGCGAAGACGGCGACGCAGTAGCCGACGCAGAGGATGACGACGATGGCGAGCGCGAACGACAGCAGCGTGCCGTTGCCCGCGCCCATGAAAATGCTCGCCGCGGTGAACGCGATGACCGCGCTCGGGGCGATGTTGGCGATGGCCTGGGCTGCGAGCTCGGGCCCGGACATCACGCCGCGGCGCAGGCCGGCGTCGGCCGGCGCGCCCTGGGGCGTCTGGGTGGTGGTGGACATGCGGTTGACTTCTCTTCCTCGAGGGTGGTGCGGGTCAGGGGATCAGCAGCGTGCGCAGCACGCCGCCGGCTTCCAGGTCGTCGAGCGCCTCGGCGGCCTCGGCGAGCGGGCGCCGCCCGGAGATGAGCGGATCGAGCTTGAGCTGGCCGTCCATGTAGCGGTCGACGAGCGCGGGGATGTCGATGGAGGCGCGCACCGAGCCGTAGTTGGAGCCGAGGATGCGCTGGTCGGCCTCGGCGAGCACGAGGGGCTCGAAGGAGGCCTTCGCGCCCGTGGGCGGCAGTCCGACGATGACGGCGGCGCCGCCGAGACCGAGCATGCGGATCGCCTGCTCCGTGGTCGAGGTGCGCCCGATCGCGTCGAACGCGTAGTCGACGCCGTCCGGGAGGAGTTCGAGCAGCTGCTCGACGGCGTCGCGCTCGGAGGCGTCGATGCGGTCGGTGGCGCCGAACTGGAGCGCCATCGCGGTCTTCTCGGGGACGACGTCGACGGCGATGATGCGCTCGGCGCCGGCGAGCTTCGCGCCCTGCACGACGTTGAGCCCGACGCCGCCGCAGCCGATGACGGCGACCGTCGCCCCGGGCTCGACGGCGGCCGTGTTGAGGACGGCGCCGACCCCCGTGGCGACGGCGCAGCCGACGACGGCGATGACGTCGAGCGGCGCGTCGTCGCGCACCTTGATGGCGCCGGAGACGGGGACGACGACCTCCTCGGCGAAGGAGGAGACGCTGAGGTAGTGGTGGAGCGCCTCGCCGCTGCCGGCGGCGCTGAGGCGGGAGGTGCCGTCGAAGAGGGAGCCGTGCGTGTTGTTGACGTCGACGACCTTCTGGCAACGGGCCTCGTGGCCCTGCAGGCAGTACCGGCACTCGCCGCACGGCGGCACCCAGCTGAGCACCACGTGATCGCCGACCGCGAGGGAGGTGACGCCCTCGCCGAGCTCGACGACGACGCCGGATCCCTCATGGCCCATGACCATGGGCGCCGGGGCGTCCCACTCGCCGCGCTTCACGTGCAGATCGGAGTGGCACACGCCCGCCGCGGCGATCTTCACCCGGACCTCCCCGGCCTTCGGCGCGGCGAGGGCGACTTCGGCCACCTCGACGCGGGTCTCGGGATCTCGGAACACGACAGCCTGCATGCTGCTCTCCTTCGCTCGTTCGCGTCGCCGGAACCTCGGCGATCGCGAGGGCGACCGCAGTGGCGACCCTCGGAATGCTACGGAGCCGAACGCGCGCTGTCACTGCACCACCTGGCGAACTTCGATTCGGGGATTCATCATTCGGTACACTGGACGCCATGGCCCTCGATCTCTCGGCGGTGGTCCGCGCCGTCGGTGGACGCTGTCTCGCCCGGCGCCTCCCCGAACGCACCCCGGTCGACAGCGTGGCCGAGCTCGAGGCCTTCGTCGTGATCGGCAACCCCGCGTACGCGACGCTCGTCACCGGCTCGGGCACGGCGCTCATCGCAGCGCTCGACGCCGGCGCGACGCGGCGCGACGCCCTGGTCGGGGCGGTGTTCGTCTCCTCGGAGGACGGGCCGGAGCTGCGGTCGGCGCTCGCGGCGGCCGGCATGACGGCGATCCTCGGCACCCGCCTCGCCGGCGTCGCCCTCCACGCCGCGCTGCGCGCCCTGATCGCGGACGACCACGCGGCCGCCGACCGTCTCGTCACCGCCGGCATGAACGTGCTCACGCAGGTGGCCCGCCGCGGCGGGGTGACCGCCGTCATCGCGGAGCTCGCGCACCGGATCGACGGCTGGGCGGTGCTGCTCGACGCGCACGGGCAGGTCATCGCGACCGCCGGCGCCGGCCGGCTGCACGTCTCGGATGCGGTCGCCGTCGCGCTCGGGCGCCCCGTCCGGGTGCGCCACGACGGCCTGCAGCTGCACCGCGTCGGCTCGGAGCAGGACCTCGCGGGCTCCCTGGTCATCGCCACGCGCTCCAGCCGCACGAGTCACGCGCGCGATCTCTCCTCGCTCGCCGCGGCGCTGTTCGACCTCCTGCTGCGCAGTCACGACCCGTCGCTCACCGAGCACCTCGGCCGCGGCGCCCTGCTCGACACCCTCGTCGCGGGCGGCGAGCGGGCGGCCGGGCTGCTGCACCGCTGGGGCGTCCACGAACGCAGTCTGACGGCGTTCGAGCTCGGCACCCGCACCCGCACGATCGACCCGGATCGGCTGCTGCGACGGTGGTTCGACGAGCTCGGGGCCGAGCACGTCTTCGCCGCCGACCACGGGCACGTGCGCGGCTTCGTGCGCGACGACCTCGTCGCCGGTCTCGCCGCGCGCGTGCGGGAGTTCGCCCCGGTGGCGGGGCTCCGGGTCCACCTGGGCCACGGTTCGCCCGCCCCCGTGGAGGCGCTCGCCCGGAGCGCCGCGCAGGCGCACCAGGCGCTCGAGGCCGCCCTCGAGGACGGCCGCCCCGCGGTCTCCTACGCGGAGCTGCCGAGCGTCGCCCGCGCGCTGGACGCCGTCGGCGACGGCGCGCAGGCTCGCCTCACGACC from Leucobacter allii carries:
- a CDS encoding homoserine dehydrogenase codes for the protein MNGYRDLRVALLGCGSVGAQTARLILEHGDELAARIGARLTLAGIAVRDVDAKRDVELPRELFTTDAERLVQGADIVIELMGGIEPAKSLILKALEGGADVVTANKALIAAHGPELADAAEQVGAQLSYEAAVAAAIPILRPLRESLAGDQITRVLGIVNGSTNYILDRMDRFGDSAEDAARVASELGFLEADPTLDVEGYDAAQKATILASIAFHTEVPVETVHREGITAITAEQIEAARSAGFVIKLLAIAERITSSDGVEGVSARVYPALIRRDHPLAAVHEGKNAVFVEAEAAGELMFYGAGAGGSETASAVLGDLVSAARRHIAGGPGIPGSLHAELPVLPVGEVTTAYQIMLEVRDQPGVLAAIAGILAEHGVSAASVEQTVLESHGGERDGRATLVIGTHQAREADLAATVDALRSADAVHAVTSVLRLEGNA
- the lysA gene encoding diaminopimelate decarboxylase → MTQPSTAPHAPADPNAIDARVFPPSARRGSDCGQLELAGIRATELVERHGSPLYVIDEAAARSRASRIRTALQAEAERIGTTATVYYAGKAFLCVEVARWMAEEGLAIDVASGGELAVALAAGADPARIGFHGNNKSEREIARAVEAGVGTIIIDSEIETERVAAAAARAGRVQRVRLRVNSGVHASTHDYLATSHEDQKFGQPLADAPRLVAAILAHDSLDFVGLHCHIGSQIFATDGFRESARRLLGAYPELQRLAGRPIPELNLGGGFGIAYTSAQADAVPDIADIARELADIVAETAAEAGVAVPALAFEPGRSVIGQAGVTLYTVGTTKTVQLTGSDAAADPADLGYAERRYVSVDGGMSDNPRPALYGADYTARLANRLSDADPALVRVVGKHCESGDIVVPREVLPGDVRPGDTLAVAATGAYCWSLSSTYNYVPRPPVIAVRDGASRLIVRGQTEDELLAQSVVPSPHEGDLGNGAGK
- a CDS encoding PucR family transcriptional regulator, yielding MALDLSAVVRAVGGRCLARRLPERTPVDSVAELEAFVVIGNPAYATLVTGSGTALIAALDAGATRRDALVGAVFVSSEDGPELRSALAAAGMTAILGTRLAGVALHAALRALIADDHAAADRLVTAGMNVLTQVARRGGVTAVIAELAHRIDGWAVLLDAHGQVIATAGAGRLHVSDAVAVALGRPVRVRHDGLQLHRVGSEQDLAGSLVIATRSSRTSHARDLSSLAAALFDLLLRSHDPSLTEHLGRGALLDTLVAGGERAAGLLHRWGVHERSLTAFELGTRTRTIDPDRLLRRWFDELGAEHVFAADHGHVRGFVRDDLVAGLAARVREFAPVAGLRVHLGHGSPAPVEALARSAAQAHQALEAALEDGRPAVSYAELPSVARALDAVGDGAQARLTTLLEPLRDAAGAPGELAETLRVYLTEHGAHRASAARLGIHRQTLVSRIRRIEDLTGLAMDRADDRAAAWLALRAIGL
- a CDS encoding alcohol dehydrogenase catalytic domain-containing protein, whose protein sequence is MQAVVFRDPETRVEVAEVALAAPKAGEVRVKIAAAGVCHSDLHVKRGEWDAPAPMVMGHEGSGVVVELGEGVTSLAVGDHVVLSWVPPCGECRYCLQGHEARCQKVVDVNNTHGSLFDGTSRLSAAGSGEALHHYLSVSSFAEEVVVPVSGAIKVRDDAPLDVIAVVGCAVATGVGAVLNTAAVEPGATVAVIGCGGVGLNVVQGAKLAGAERIIAVDVVPEKTAMALQFGATDRIDASERDAVEQLLELLPDGVDYAFDAIGRTSTTEQAIRMLGLGGAAVIVGLPPTGAKASFEPLVLAEADQRILGSNYGSVRASIDIPALVDRYMDGQLKLDPLISGRRPLAEAAEALDDLEAGGVLRTLLIP
- a CDS encoding APC family permease, yielding MSTTTQTPQGAPADAGLRRGVMSGPELAAQAIANIAPSAVIAFTAASIFMGAGNGTLLSFALAIVVILCVGYCVAVFARKHASAGSLYTYVAKGLGPTGAYIAGIALVAGCWGIAAGSLGGAVSYMSDFLGLFGIPAGGVLAQVLLAIVIGGLATFFTIRGIRVSARVSLVLELVSVAIILILLVLALVALGPDAWDPSQFSLAGVPVQGVATGMVLGILGFVGFSSADALGREAKNPYTAIPRAIMWSAAVVGVLYLFAAYTQIAVLGDDLATVASPLQAISEKIGMPLWFAPVLTFGVAASFFAVVVAPLNVVGRIIYVMGKEGVVAESFGRTHESHLTPHRVLLIAGPAAILLDIVLLIGGTHPMDIVVWVDTYGTYGYMVAYALVAIACVVYVRRERMKSGLVTLCATLAVVAMAYVFFANVWPVPAFPLNLIPYLFLLTMIVALAWFVFVTKRDPSVKQRIGNTETDMLEGVG